A single window of Dermacentor albipictus isolate Rhodes 1998 colony chromosome 1, USDA_Dalb.pri_finalv2, whole genome shotgun sequence DNA harbors:
- the LOC139054336 gene encoding DENN domain-containing protein 10-like, which translates to MAAVDDLKAVGVIEKDTNNDVLWTWSYPSFTSEDRSLLLAKCDLENDNMSSERPVWFRYCHHHRDWFYMYQTEVFDSDKLSRVKLFVLVLHTKDFSPEKYETLSRILSKVYCKTGDPTALLRLFLSVSVKGSCTTEENGTFLLSNFDRKRSLTQVPIKDIIKMFGLETIIIYTAIILKKRVIVYHHKLNILLNYVRALTALSTHKPQWEYFFPFMELSPTEVTELSEMPHYLAGFRDASVEGRLELYDVFVNLAAIEITVAPHSKEAFQMSKMHKEIAMFMVRQADNDNLSDQDVVQDIAAKTEELLLNMKSAMAPGTSGKSVVSFAKLQGLKLAPALENFYWNLAVAEGLVDA; encoded by the exons ATGGCTGCTGTTGACGATTTGAAAGCAGTCGGTGTGATCG AGAAAGACACCAACAACGATGTGCTGTGGACGTGGTCGTACCCGTCTTTTACGTCAGAAGATCGTTCCCTGCTTCTGGCAAAATGTGACTTGGAAAATGATAACATGTCAAGTGAACGGCCTGTGTGGTTCCGCTACTGTCACCATCACAGGGATTGGTTCTACATGTACCAGACAGAAGTTTTTGACAGCGACAAACTAAGTCGA GTTAAACTCTTCGTCCTCGTGCTGCACACCAAGGACTTCAGCCCCGAGAAGTACGAGACGCTATCAAGAATACTTAGCAAAGTGTATTGCAAGACTGGAGACCCCACAGCACTGCTGCGGCTTTTTTTGTCTGTGTCCGTCAAGGGGTCATGCACAACCGAAGAAAATGGAACGTTTCTGTTGAGCAACTTCGATCGGAAACGCAGCCTTACGCAGGTGCCCATCAAAG ATATCATAAAAATGTTCGGTCTGGAGACGATAATAATCTACACTGCAATCATCTTGAAAAAGAGGGTGATTGTCTACCATCATAAACTGAACATTCTGCTCAACTATGTCAG GGCCTTGACTGCTTTGAGCACACACAAACCACAGTGGGAGTACTTCTTTCCTTTTATGGAGCTGAGTCCTACTGAAGTAACTGAGCTTTCAGAGATGCCACATTACTTGGCAGGATTCCGTGATGCCAGTGTTGAAGGCCGTTTAGAACTGTATGATGTCTTCGTCAACTTGGCTGCGATTGAAATCACTGTGGCACCACATTCAAAAG AGGCCTTCCAGATGAGCAAGATGCACAAGGAAATTGCTATGTTCATGGTGCGACAGGCAGATAATGACAATTTATCTGACCAAGATgttgtgcag GACATTGCAGCAAAGACAGAGGAATTGTTGCTCAACATGAAGAGTGCTATGGCTCCTGGCACAAGCGGCAAGTCAGTGGTCAGCTTCGCAAAGCTGCAGGGACTCAAGCTAGCGCCTGCACTTGAAAATTTTTATTGGAACTTGGCAGTAGCTGAAGGACTGGTGGATGCTTAG
- the LOC139054337 gene encoding histone-lysine N-methyltransferase SETD1B-like encodes MMACPKVILAKSTAAVGGLPAGGPLGQPAAMALHTSAFCPINNVDLNRVVAPPLTNYTMSYVQPTLFSSTPSYPSKYDVFQVPGGTLVVPRSADLTSYFAPPPPPQQLFYSPLSLQPQHSHYAFLSNTAVQAPPLVPFSLQPPEQTTFPSFVNNAFVSNPNYVSPPEPLPSYGSAHSSDLFLSSGTQFLQQPETFPKVYPLLETKQDPPEPTSYAAPTTTPFESFHGDTCTSPAPFSTSGPYTSPKSLPFPKTGLPAPRPILACPRAKEVCTPVAPVPSLPATGLLSPPCPRPLQRTFEPDASFSLGTLRAEPELPLCHGEETRLCFGSPPLSASSLSSLDNASTADTARVTLTDSSSTNEFPPVEVSLPDDPVPPFLPTPPAPVPVPAPMPTPPPSTPQLQELAIEKVHDVYAFETNSDEESGVPKFKFQKRHEVAKYCYGGSARTQPFRRRSSYDMFDFLSSVHRKAPTPETHCKDEETDECVQRRRSIQDKELATIISFHCLKDSAKATVGVYRSLIHGRGLYSKRDIDAGEMVIEYAGQVIRSVLTDKRERLYESRGIGCYMFRIDEDQVVDATTHGNAARFINHSCDPNCYSKVIAVFGQKHIIIYALRKIHKGEELTYDYKFPKEDVKIPCSCGARRCRKFLN; translated from the coding sequence ATGATGGCTTGTCCGAAAGTGATCCTGGCCAAAAGCACTGCGGCCGTCGGGGGCCTGCCTGCAGGCGGGCCGCTGGGGCAGCCGGCGGCTATGGCTTTGCACACGTCTGCCTTCTGCCCCATCAACAACGTCGACTTGAATAGAGTGGTCGCGCCGCCCCTGACCAACTACACCATGTCCTACGTGCAGCCTACTCTGTTCAGCAGTACTCCGAGCTATCCGAGCAAGTACGACGTGTTCCAAGTTCCAGGAGGTACACTCGTGGTCCCACGAAGTGCAGATCTCACGAGCTACTTCGCGCCGCCGCCTCCGCCACAGCAGCTCTTCTACTCGCCGCTGTCCCTGCAACCGCAACATTCGCACTATGCATTTTTGAGCAACACGGCTGTGCAGGCGCCGCCGTTGGTGCCCTTCAGCTTGCAGCCGCCCGAACAAACAACATTCCCTTCGTTTGTGAACAACGCTTTTGTGTCTAATCCGAACTACGTAAGTCCACCGGAGCCGCTCCCATCATACGGCTCGGCGCATTCTAGTGATCTTTTTCTTTCGAGTGGAACACAGTTTCTACAGCAGCCAGAAACATTTCCCAAAGTCTACCCACTGCTGGAAACCAAGCAGGATCCACCTGAGCCAACCAGCTATGCAGCACCAACAACAACGCCTTTTGAGAGCTTCCACGGGGATACCTGCACAAGCCCGGCGCCATTCTCAACCAGCGGACCGTACACGAGCCCAAAGTCACTGCCGTTCCCCAAGACGGGCCTTCCTGCACCCCGACCTATCTTGGCATGCCCACGTGCCAAGGAGGTTTGTACCCCGGTCGCCCCTGTGCCATCGCTACCGGCAACGGGGCTACTTTCGCCACCATGCCCGAGGCCCCTGCAGAGAACGTTTGAGCCTGATGCCAGTTTCTCGCTGGGTACTCTAAGAGCAGAGCCCGAATTACCGCTCTGCCACGGTGAGGAGACGCGACTTTGTTTCGGTTCCCCGCCATTGTCTGCTTCCTCCCTGTCCAGCTTGGATAATGCCAGCACTGCGGATACTGCCCGGGTCACGCTCACCGACTCATCCAGCACCAATGAGTTTCCCCCAGTGGAGGTTAGTTTACCAGATGATCCTGTGCCCCCCTTCCTGCCTACACCTCCAGCCCCAGTGCCAGTGCCAGCACCAATGCCTACGCCACCTCCATCGACACCACAGCTGCAAGAACTTGCCATCGAAAAAGTGCATGATGTCTATGCTTTTGAAACTAATTCGGATGAAGAGAGTGGAGTACCCAAGTTCAAGTTTCAAAAGAGGCATGAGGTGGCAAAATATTGTTATGGGGGCAGTGCTCGCACACAACCTTTCAGACGCCGAAGCAGTTATGACATGTTTGACTTTTTGTCATCAGTACATCGCAAGGCACCAACGCCAGAGACTCATTGCAAGGATGAAGAGACTGATGAGTGTGTTCAGCGACGTCGTAGCATCCAGGATAAGGAACTAGCCACAATAATCAGCTTCCACTGCCTTAAGGACAGTGCCAAGGCCACAGTGGGGGTTTACCGTTCATTAATCCATGGACGCGGGCTTTACTCCAAACGGGACATAGATGCTGGAGAAATGGTGATTGAATATGCAGGACAAGTGATCAGGTCAGTGTTGACAGACAAACGGGAACGGCTATATGAGAGCAGAGGCATTGGCTGTTACATGTTTCGCATTGATGAGGACCAAGTAGTGGATGCCACAACCCATGGTAATGCTGCCCGTTTCATTAATCACTCCTGTGACCCCAACTGTTACTCCAAAGTCATTGCAGTGTTTGGTCAAAAGCACATCATCATATATGCACTTAGAAAAATTCACAAGGGTGAGGAACTGACTTATGACTACAAATTTCCAAAGGAAGATGTCAAGATTCCCTGTTCATGTGGTGCCCGCCGTTGCCGCAAGTTCCTCAACTGA